From the Trifolium pratense cultivar HEN17-A07 linkage group LG4, ARS_RC_1.1, whole genome shotgun sequence genome, the window attaaattgatcaattataaaatatcatatcattttaacataattaaaaaatttcaaaaattttaatattgaccaatgaaaattataaacaaaattattaccgaccttatgttaaagttcatatttgtgttaaatattcacattatttttgtataattttgttataaaaaatatttttattaaaaatatgtaatagtttaatagtgttgtattgttttaaattgatttacatatattattatttaataatataaataaaataaataaataaataaatattatgtgggtataggacggggtgggtactaaggtactcgTACCCGCACCcgtacccgttcatttttgcgggtaattactaTACTCATGCCcatacccaaaatgcgggtttttatcCTATCATTTGTgagtaatttttgcgggtaccctctaaATACGGGTGAAATTGTCATCCCTGAATATGGGGAGGGATTTCTCTTCCATAACATTTCTCTCATGTCCATCCCTTTTTTCTTTGTTACACTTAATTTCTATTATTAATACTTTCTATTATTAATACATTATGGAAGGTGTCGTGTCGATGTacacttgaaagttgaaactctCCGATTAAAATTTTATTGGAGAAGAACCTCACACAAAAATAtgtgaagatgaagaaaataaCTTTGTATCTGTTTGGTTTTGCGGtggacataattgattttgacagaattgaatttgacaaaattgattttaatagaattaaatttgacagaattgatttatgtttggatatattcatacaaaagtgagttgaacaaagaatttgagtgtaaaattCAATTATAGAATCAGAAGCTAAGATTTCTAGCTTAAATAGAATCAATTCTGAAGataaaatcaattctacttttaaaaaaccaaacaagtcagaatcaattatACACATCTATAATTAATTCTGACCGCTCCAGAATTAAAACCAAACATGCACGAAACTTTAGGAGAAACTTCAACTTATAAATTGGAGTATTAAATTTTGTTGACTCACCATAAGTGAAGCATCACAACCCCACAATCATACTGAAAAGTTGAATCAACTTCAACTTTAGTAGAAACCACACCACGTTCAACATGTCCAACATTCACATGCCTCCCATAAGATACTTGACCAAATGTGTCCCACTTTCTAATTTTCCACATTTAAAATAAGAATAGTTAGAACATAagataatatttgaatttttaagtatacacattatttatttatttataaatttttaataataatacataataaatatttgatttctCCAATTCTAAATATTTCATATCAATAAttctaaattattatatttcaacattaaaaaaatggtGGACTCATGAAAAGAGTGCGCTTAATGTAACATATCTTCTTCATAAGTAAGTATCATTTGCATTTTCTCTCCAATAAAGGAGAACATATGCTCTTCGGTGGGTTTATCAATAGAGAGTGTCTATTGTTGATCCTCACTTTTAATCATGTttgactaattaaaaaaaatggtagaTCAATGACTAGGATTCAATCACATAAACTTTACACTTCAGACAATTCATTCCCCAATAGAAATATTATGTGCAACCAATGCTCATTGGGTTAGCTATTAccgggaatggattctctcaagtgtgatttacacttgagagaataaagtgcaATCTAACatcatctaaattcattttctcaagcttttatatgtttctctctcttgatcaatggtaacaaatcACACTTTATTCTCCCAAGtataaattacacttgagagaatccattcccgaTATTACCATTGAAAATAGTTTTACTCTTCTAGATTTCCACAATAGATGACATGTAAATTATTCTGGAGTATGATACATAAATTTAAGCGTTTGTGTAAGCTAAACGTAACCATGAGTTATAAGCTATccaaaatgaattttttagagaaaaatgttaaacacTGTCTCTAGAGCACTAGTTAAGTACTCTGCTCCGGgttgtaacaaaaaaagaaaaagtacttccctccggacacaaatataaaaaaaaaatgtattttttagattcattgaataacagaTGTGTCTGGACTATAATACAGACTAGATACATctattattcaatgaacctaaaacatgcatttttgtttatatttgtgtccggagggaatatactaataagaaaattttaatttgaaacttgtgcatttaatatcttaaaatataccgtaaaaaaatttatctttttaacatTAACTTTACTAAGGTACCatttggcctagcttttttcctcttcttttgaacttatgcaaacaacttatgcaatttttatgtattattataagtttttcaatgtagtttatgataaaatagcttataaaaatataattttgactagtatgaacttataaaataacataaaacataatttatattgcataagttgtttgcataaactcaaaagaagaagaaaaaaaaactaggtcaaACAGTACCTAAGTGCATTACGTGCCAACGCGCCACTAAAACTTACTGGGtgcattgattttaatttttcttatacGCCAAATCTGAATCATTTATTGTCCTCTTTCTTTCTACCCTCGCTGCTACCCTATTATGTGTCTATAACTCTCTTCGTATTTTTTCTGTCTCATAATCACTTTTTTCGGtaaagtagtttagtggctaaaaaatccaccttaaatgtgaataagtgaagtgtctaGAATTTGAACTCCGACTCCTACACATATAGGTtgcgtttgatttgcaaaaCAATGGTTACTAGATAGAACAATACTTGACAAGTGACTGAGTTACAGGGCAATTTTTTGTACAGTACTCTGTTTGATGATCATTGCACAAGACAATCAATTTTGTACTGTATCTTATTTGATACGCTCAGTACTGgacaaaataatacaaaatttaccgtaatgtcattttttatgtaaaatgattgattttgcattatataaaaccacaaaccaaaattttgaagatataaaaatattttatttagcaTTTCACGGGTACCTCATAatcacctttttatttttaattaattgactCTCCTCACACATATATATTGTTGTGGAGGAGGTGATTCATTTCATACCATACCACCATTTTTTTGCTTTGACCATTTTGCCCTTCATTTTAATGAATTGATTTTTGAAAGTGTGTGTGAAATGCTATGATCTATCTATGCACGGAAACACACAAATTGAGtccaaaaacaaagaaacaaacagAAATTAAAAGTGCGCTTTCATTTCTGCACTCATAACCATTTTCAACTAAAACGTTTTCATTTCAACTTCACTCGCGTTAATTTTCCCGGgaaaatttctatttatttctcgagaaaaacaaaaaccaaaacaaaggGTTTTTGTTTCCAGCTCGATCGCAATTTCTGTCTCACCAAATCCCAACACTGTTGTAAGAATTTATGAACACGAGATCCCGAAATTCAATACAGGTAGGTCCATTACCAACCATTCTTGTTCCTGTTTCTCTTTACTTTAACACTCTTCAtcaattcatgtttttttttttagggatttCGTGTATGTATGGATCATATTATCAAGTTCTTCTTGTTCCTCATTCTCTTTGGATTAGGTATTTCAATTaaagatgtttttattttttatttttgtgtttttggattaattgttgtttgattttgattttttgtttttgtgtgttaGTGAATGCATGTTTTGCTGAAGATGATTATGGACGTTGTGAAAGAGTTGTTAAGACTTGGGCGAGTTCTTCGCTTGATAGAGAAATTAGACAAAAAGATAAGCTTACGCTTAagaatttgttgtttttcttacATGTTCCTAGAACGGGAGGACGCACTTATTTTCATTGGTAAGTTTGTTTTTTGGAGTTTTTTATGTTAAATGAAATTCATTGACATGTTTGTTTGATTATGTTGGTGTGTTTATTATATGCAGCTTTTTGAGGAAATTGTATCCAGGCTATTTGGAATGTCCTCGATCTTATGATAAGTTGCGCTTCGATCCAAGGTAACGCCTGGATTTTCCGTGCATTACGACTATGCTGCTCTTTTTGGcacctttttaaaataaataaaaatagtctaAATTGATTGTTTTGGCTGTTCATAGTAATGTTGGTAGTGGTTTCCATGaacatagctcagttggtagggacactGCAATATGCAGGGGTCGGGGTTCAAATCCGAGATTCCCTACTTATTCACCTTGGGGTGAAATTCTGGCCACTAGGtcacttgaccaaaaaaaaaaaggagagtgAAGTTGGTAGTGATTCCTTTGAGTAGCTTTAACTGGCACAGTCGTTGGCTTATGGCTTTTTGACAACAAAATAGCTTTTGAGGAGTACCTTAGATCTATGATGTTAATAGTGCACCATAGCGCCAATATAGCATAGCAATGAGTTGGTGACCCCCCTCTCCGCTATGCCAGAGGGTTGCAAACCGCTATTGAGAGAAGCAGCCATAGTAGGTGAATAGCGGCGACGTAGCAATTTCGTAGTGTTTTTGGGCTGCTATGCGGGTGAATAGCGGCGATGTAGCAATTGAGGATAAGGGGAGAACTTGATGGAATGTTATTTAGTCTTTGCTTATATTGGTATCACGGTGGATACgtcagaatcacggtgatcCACCATGATTTCACAGAAGCTACACTTtgtagcttttgaaaaatcacgCTGGATCGCGTTGATTCTGACATACCCACCATGATACCAAACATTAAAGCCTATCTTGATGGGAAATGCAaagtttattataattattaagtatatgtccctttaattttgtttttttttttctttctatgttTTAGTATTTATGTATGCTGTTGGAATTTATGTTTACTTTGTTACATGGTTTTTTAGTCTTCACAATAGCGGTGATCCCGCTATACTCCTTCCGTCCGAAATCTCTGGTGCTTTAGAGTTTTGCACAtagattaagaaataataaatgttAATAAGTTAAGTCATTCTTACCCCTACTTTATTAGAAAAGAGAAAATTCTTTTAATGAatgcttttatttttgtaagGGTATAAATGGTAAAACATCATTAATTGTAACTTGATTTCTTAAAAGAACCAAAGTTTTGGGACAAAGGTAAAATGCTAAAAGGACCAAagttttgggacagagggagtagcATTTTTGGGGGTTAGCGCTACACGCCACTATCTGAGATTAataaccgccttagataactcttTTCTAACCTGCTGTGATTGTTGAAAAATCTTTTAACACCTAAAAAGGCCTTTAGCATTTCATAAGTTGTCTGGGTTTAGTTTCTTGTAGCTGGTCTATCATTACGATTACAATCTATCATTTCTTGTAGCTGGAGTATTTCTCTGTAAATGCAGATGCATTCTGCAGCTTTGCCTATTAGTTTTTTAATACACTGATTTGCATAAAATCACAGCTGCTTTTATAAGATTTGTACACAACAAGATAATGACAGATATTTGcagttgtttgttttttgttcaaGTGTAAAGCATAACAACTTGTATTAGGTCACACTTACTCTTACTCCATTATTGAAAAGCCATTTCTGCATATTTAAATCTATTATGAAATCCATCATATATTTTGCTTATTTTCTGTTGTTTACATATATTTGCAGCAAAGAAAAATGTAGACTGTTAACTACCCATGATGACTATAGCATGACATCTAAACTTCCAAAGGATAGAACTTCTGTGGTTACCATACTCAGGGATCCGGTTGACCGTGTCTTTAGTACTTACGAATTTTCAATGGAGGTTGCGGCTAGATTTTTGGTGCATCCAAACTTGACATCTGCAACAAAGATGGCTTCTCGCTTGCGCTCTAAGTCTAAAGGAGTAAGCACATTGGATATCTGGCCGTGGAAATATCTGGTTCCATGGATGAGAGAAGATCTATTTGCTAgggtatatatattatttattcgcTGTTTGAGATTTGTCTGTTTGTGCATTTTATTTCAATTCTTCTAAATTCATGTTAGGTTGTAAAAGGATAATTTTTCTGATACCATGTAACCCTAACAAAGAGCATGAAGCCCAATTCTTATGTGAAGATTAATCTTCGACATAAATAGCTAAGTTTCCAAAAAGAATGTGATTGGATATCCTTACTTCATAATGCCATTTTGTTGGCTAATTTTTGTAGCATTACCACATGCTGGGTGATACTATCTGGCCTtcatacttttaaaatatgttCTTCCATATTTCCTACTGATGTACCTGTGATTGATATAGACCTTAATCTACAGAGAGAAGCTAGGTATAGTAAGGGACTGAATACTGTTGAGGGCAGTGATCCTTATGATATGGAAGATTTTGCAATGCCTTTACAAGAATACATCAATCATCCTGCGGCTTGGGATATTGTACATAATGGAGCCACATTTCAGGTAATGTGTTTCTTTAGTAGTGTTGAGATTCTTATGCTTCATCAATTTCTATAAATGTTATGaatgtttaattgttttctgAAATCATGATTCAATTAGAATATGTTGGTTGGAATCTGTTTTCTGTTCTGATGCCACAGATTATCacctaaaaaaatatggatGCATTTTTTTAATCTGCAAGATCCCTTATAATCACCCATTTTATTGTTGGATGATTCAATCTTAACTTATATCTCAGTGAAAAATTCCACAGGTTTCCCATTTGAATATTAATTTGCAAGCAAGATGGGCATGTTCATTATAGTTGTTTCCTGCAAATGAAATCCTTAATTGCAAATGACAAACTCAGATCGTGAATTTATTGAGTTTCTTTGGTAATGATGTCTAATATATCTAATGAAGTTTGGTGAATTGTTCAATCATCAGGTTGCAGGTTTGACAAACAATTCTTATATAGCAGAAGCACATGAAGTGCGTCATTGTGTACAGAAATATAAGGTTCTTGGTAAATATGTGCTACAAGTTGCAAAGGtaattttgaagttttgatAGTGCACTCATAGTTGTTTGCTTCTCCCAACTGCTATTTTCCTCAATCCTTTTACAGTATGTACTTGTACATTTTGCAGAAGAGATTGGACGATATGTTATATGTTGGTCTTACCGAGGAGCACAGAGAATCTGCAACGATGTTTGCAAACGTGGTTGGTTCTCAGGTTATATCACAGCTTATTGCACCAAACAGCAGCCTGGATATTATTGAAAATACAGGTTAGTGTGGTTTAAGCACTTTTTTGTTTCTCTCAAACTTTTTTCTCAAGTTAGAAGGGCTGAAAAGCCGTTGAGAATGGTACAGAATTTGGAGCATGAAGTTGGCGCTCATATTCTTGCATTACCCTGGACATGTAATATTTTCAGAATCTATGGGTGGGTGTGTCAAATATCATGTTTTGAAATGATCTTTGGGTGTGTTTTGCTGTTGACATTTGTAGTTCTTCCATTGTGTTGTATTTTAATTAACATTTGGCAATTGTCATGTACTTGTACAACAGAACAGAGTTCATTTTCAGATGCCGATCCTGATAGCAGTGAACATCAGGTAAGAAGCATCTCTTCGATGGAGGAACTTAGTTATTGAATATGGAAAGCATTCTTACAAAGTTTCTGACTGTGAGACAGAATAGCACCTCGGACAGGGGAGCAATTGAGGTTACTTCAAGTGAAAATGGAGAAGCGGCAAAATCAGCTGTAAGCTTGTTTGCTTAGCAAATCTGTTTGTTTTACGGACTTGCCAGATATTATCCATTTCTTATCAGCTTGCTGATCTTTCATTGATTTCAGATGACTGTTGGGAAACTCATGAATTCTTATGAAGTCTGTATTTCTAAGTTACGCAAGACCCAGTCAGGCCGACGCTCCGCCTCTTTGAAGAGGATTCCGGTGAACTTTACAAAGGAGGCAAGTTTAACAGATCTAATGCTAACATGATATGATTCTATAATTCTTTCACTATCATTATGTGccgtggatatttattctttattGACTCACTCTTTTAGTGTAGACATCTACAACTGCCTGGGATATGTATTTCTTAATTGTGCCAGTATTTCAAGTTACTTAATCTTACGGTTTTGAATTTATGGTATTCGCTCTAGGATGATAACTTTGCATTACTAAAATTATTTCGTGGGCTTTCAAAACAACATGGACATCCGCTTTCATTTTAGCTGGAAATTTCATGATTCTGTAATATAATAGTTTCTCTTCACAAGATTAAAACATATCCATGGCATGCTGAACATTCTTTTTAATATTTCAGAAGTTTGTGCAAGCTAACTAACTTATTGCATATCCTTTTTGATTGGGGTTTCGGTAGTGCAGATGTATGCAAATCAAATTGCATGGATATACATATTGGAATATCATGGCATGAATGATGAACGTGTTTTACATTTGCATATTGTTTCAACGTCTATTACTTTGTTTTATTTCGTATCTCTTATCAAAGACATTGAGTTAATGGTACTATTTGACAAGTGTTGGATAGGACTTTATCCTATAGCCTTCTGTCAGCTTGTCTTTCTGTGTTATCCCTTTCTAATGATTTTTTATGACTTTGCAGGCACGGCTTCGAGTTCCTGAAGAGGTTCTCCAGCAGCTACGATCTCTTAACGATCTTGACTTGGAGCTCTATGAATATGCGAGAGCCATTTTCAATAATCAACATAAAACCTCATTGCTGATTACTGAGGTATAACTGTTAGGTTTGATTTTGTCTCTCTTCCCTTAGGGCCTGTTTCAATTAGCttttttgagcttatctacctgcgagactgtttgagagaacttatagaaattagaaacaacttataacatgtctatcagctgttttcagcttattctCATAAGATCTGCAtcatagcttatatgaaaacaatttgactttattttatgcCGAGCGTTTATGCTTTAAGCACCTAAATGGTAGGATAATCTTATCTATGTCTGCAAAAGATTGGAAGTCTAAATTTTAAACagcttaaaacaaaaaatatggtCACAGTATCGAGTTAGTTATTTATTATATGCATATTATTTATGTAAATTTTATCttaatacaaaaataacaaattggTGCAAAAGGTATAGTCAAAAATATTGACAGGGGATCCAAAAATATTGACAGGGGACAACTTTAttatcattcattttttttttgaaggaattctTTATTATCATTCATCTTGTCTTAGATTTTAATGAAAACCAtaactaatttaattttgaaaacttGATATAGTTTTTCCTTCATCAGGTTTTATCCCTTTTAGATTTTACTAGTAAGGTTTTTCCTAAGGCAGATGTTGTTGGTCCTTTGATTTGTTCCCTTGGATTTTTTCCTAGTCCCTCCAAGTATCTTTatccttatttatttaataataattatcgGGGTTCTGCAAATGATAGGTGGTGGTTGTGGGTGCAAAAATAGTTGGGATGTCATTTCCACCGAACGATGTCTTTGCACCCGGATTTTGTCTTTTgcttaaaaagaaaatgtaGTTTGTGTTAAGTATTTATATGCATTTGTTGTCCATGATGAGCTAGAGTTCATATCTTATGCATAAAATAGATAAGAAATGAAAGATATATTACCAAAATTGGTAATAGTTAGATATCTACTCGTTGATGCTATCATTCATGTCTTGCACTGAAATCTTATgtcttgaatttgaattttgattgcTTTTACTGTGTTAAATTAAATTGCAGGAGAAATTGGACAACATATCAAGTAGTGCATATAGCATCATCCTTTGGAAGGTTCTTACATTAACAATAACTTTCTTCTTCATCCTTTTCTTATTCTTACTAATTGTAAATGTGAGAAGAAGAACGTTGAAGGTTAAGAAGTAAATTAGTTGAACCATAATTTGGGGGGATCTAAGTTCTAACACAGGTTTTAgagaacaaatatatttatctCCATCCTTGGTCTTATAAGCAAATGATTTTGTTCCATTTTATGTCTGTTGATGGGCCGGGTTCTGTTAGGCATTTCCTTTTTATTTACAGTTTTGTTGGAAGTTCTTCTATGGATTAGTCAATTTGTTCTATTAGTCTCTAAAATTGAAGGTAGTTAATCATTTCAATTTtgctttcaaattttttaattaccaAAAATAACAAGGtattgcttcaaaaaataataataaggtaTCAAtgcataataatatatttattttaatgtgtGACATGAACTAATGACACTAATCCAtgaaatgagtaaaaaaatagtaatttcaCGATTTgacatttgat encodes:
- the LOC123919942 gene encoding protein-tyrosine sulfotransferase, which gives rise to MNTRSRNSIQGFRVCMDHIIKFFLFLILFGLVNACFAEDDYGRCERVVKTWASSSLDREIRQKDKLTLKNLLFFLHVPRTGGRTYFHCFLRKLYPGYLECPRSYDKLRFDPSKEKCRLLTTHDDYSMTSKLPKDRTSVVTILRDPVDRVFSTYEFSMEVAARFLVHPNLTSATKMASRLRSKSKGVSTLDIWPWKYLVPWMREDLFARREARYSKGLNTVEGSDPYDMEDFAMPLQEYINHPAAWDIVHNGATFQVAGLTNNSYIAEAHEVRHCVQKYKVLGKYVLQVAKKRLDDMLYVGLTEEHRESATMFANVVGSQVISQLIAPNSSLDIIENTEQSSFSDADPDSSEHQNSTSDRGAIEVTSSENGEAAKSAMTVGKLMNSYEVCISKLRKTQSGRRSASLKRIPVNFTKEARLRVPEEVLQQLRSLNDLDLELYEYARAIFNNQHKTSLLITEEKLDNISSSAYSIILWKVLTLTITFFFILFLFLLIVNVRRRTLKVKK